A genome region from Magnolia sinica isolate HGM2019 chromosome 8, MsV1, whole genome shotgun sequence includes the following:
- the LOC131252785 gene encoding mannose-1-phosphate guanylyltransferase 1-like, translating to MILHQIEALKAIGVTEVVLAINYQPEVMLNFLKEFESKLGMKITCSQENEPMGTAGPLALAKDKLLDGSGEPFFVLNSDVISEYPLRQMIEFHRAHGGEASIMVTKVDEPSKYGVVVMEEKTGKVEKFVEKPKIFVGNKINAGIYLLNPSVIDRIQLRPTSIEKEVFPKIAAEQKLYAMVLPGFWMDIGQPRDYITGLGLYLNSLRKNSPSRLAVGPHIVGNVLVHESAVIGEGCLIGPDVAIGPNCVVESGVRLSRCTVMRGVRIKKHACISSSIIGWHSTVGQWARVENMTILGEDVHLCDEIYSNGGVVLPHKEIKSSILKPEIVM from the exons attgAAGCTCTGAAAGCCATTGGAGTGACAGAAGTTGTTCTAGCCATCAATTACCAACCAGAG GTGATGCTGAACTTCTTGAAGGAATTCGAGAGCAAGCTGGGGATGAAGATCACTTGCTCGCAGGAGAACGAGCCAATGGGCACTGCAGGTCCCCTGGCTCTAGCCAAGGATAAGCTGCTAGATGGTTCCGGTGAGCCTTTCTTCGTACTCAACAGCGATGTTATCAGTGAGTACCCGCTCAGGCAAATGATCGAATTCCACAGAGCTCATGGTGGAGAGGCTTCAATAATGGTAACCAAG GTAGATGAACCATCAAAGTACGGCGTCGTGGTCATGGAGGAGAAGACTGGGAAAGTAGAGAAGTTTGTAGAGAAACCGAAGATCTTCGTGGGCAACAAGATTAATGCCGGGATCTACCTGCTGAACCCCTCCGTCATCGACCGGATCCAATTGCGGCCCACTTCGATTGAGAAAGAGGTCTTCCCTAAGATTGCTGCAGAGCAAAAGCTCTATGCAATGGTCTTACCTGGATTCTGGATGGACATTGGGCAGCCAAGGGATTACATCACAGGCCTGGGGTTGTATCTGAACTCCCTCCGGAAGAACTCTCCTTCCCGGCTAGCTGTCGGGCCCCACATTGTGGGGAATGTCCTGGTCCATGAGAGTGCAGTCATTGGGGAGGGCTGCCTGATTGGCCCAGACGTGGCGATCGGGCCGAACTGCGTGGTCGAGTCTGGGGTGAGGCTATCCCGGTGCACGGTCATGCGTGGGGTCCGCATCAAGAAACATGCGTGCATCTCCAGCAGCATCATCGGGTGGCACTCTACGGTGGGGCAGTGGGCCCGTGTCGAGAACATGACCATCCTTGGGGAGGACGTCCACCTATGCGATGAGATATACAGCAATGGTGGGGTTGTGCTGCCCCACAAGGAGATCAAATCCAGCATCCTGAAGCCTGAGATAGTCATGTGA